One Oryza brachyantha chromosome 3, ObraRS2, whole genome shotgun sequence DNA segment encodes these proteins:
- the LOC107303913 gene encoding uncharacterized protein LOC107303913: MVLLDVLCRQDRRQRDAACAANFAGDRVDYYIRCSMKNAFTKILESGMGDGDGVVFDRDDEPGVVLTQLARDTEQLTMVERRSFSQIAFYSDRKFFTIVVS; this comes from the exons ATGGTGCTCCTCGACGTGCTCTGTCGGCAAGATCGCCGCCAACGGGatgccgcctgcgccgccaaCTTTGCCGGTGACCGCGTCGACTACTACATCAGGTGTTCGATGAAGAACGCCTTCACCAAA ATACTCGAGAGTGGTAtgggcgatggcgacggcgtggtCTTCGACCGCGACGACGAGCCGGGCGTGGTGCTGACGCAGCTGGCGAGGGACACGGAGCAGCTGACCATGGTCGAGCGGCGCAGCTTCAGCCAAATAGCATTTTACAGTGATCGTAAGTTTTTCACGATTGTAGTGAGTTAG